One genomic window of Saccharomyces cerevisiae S288C chromosome XII, complete sequence includes the following:
- the TRX1 gene encoding thioredoxin TRX1 (Cytoplasmic thioredoxin isoenzyme; part of the thioredoxin system that protects cells from oxidative and reductive stress; subunit of the LMA1 complex, with Pbi2p, that promotes vacuole inheritance; cofactor for Tsa1p; required for ER-Golgi transport; facilitates mitochondrial import of small Tims (Tim9p, Tim10p, Tim13p) by maintaining them in reduced form along with Trx2p; component of a signal transduction redox relay in a light sensing pathway; abundance increases under DNA replication stress) encodes MVTQFKTASEFDSAIAQDKLVVVDFYATWCGPCKMIAPMIEKFSEQYPQADFYKLDVDELGDVAQKNEVSAMPTLLLFKNGKEVAKVVGANPAAIKQAIAANA; translated from the coding sequence ATGGTTACTCAATTCAAAACTGCCAGCGAATTCGACTCTGCAATTGCTCAAGACAAGCTAGTTGTCGTAGATTTCTACGCCACTTGGTGCGGTCCATGTAAAATGATTGCTCCAatgattgaaaaattctctgAACAATACCCACAAGCTGATTTCTATAAATTGGATGTCGATGAATTGGGTGATGTTGCACAAAAGAATGAAGTTTCCGCTATGCCAACTTTGCTTCTATTCAAGAACGGTAAGGAAGTTGCAAAGGTTGTTGGTGCCAACCCAGCGGCTATTAAGCAAGCCATTGCTGCTAATGCTTAA
- a CDS encoding uncharacterized protein (Putative membrane protein; member of the fungal lipid-translocating exporter (LTE) family of proteins; transcription is activated by paralogous transcription factors Yrm1p and Yrr1p along with genes involved in multidrug resistance; YLR046C has a paralog, RTA1, that arose from the whole genome duplication), with translation MATHTSKRRIHRWENNELSEENSTIIYFPARGLMWTHFPFVLGICLEFVGYVLKIVFINSPSISTFIAQSVLLLIAPSLYALSIFMLFSKMARLILMEAYMLIPAKFSTVSFVVADMIGRVLQAVGGGLLSSWNSRNTGRILIIVGLFIQIFCYTFLTFSQLFLHYKMKATPSKIVRDSNEWFQYNFILLAGILLVNGRTIVRVVQFLMGLQSYIGQHEWCLYVFDTVLMFLLPLIFLATFRARNLFKLQDKSVNIQLNKLLDKESVSED, from the coding sequence ATGGCAACACACACGAGCAAGAGACGTATTCATCGCTGGGAAAACAATGAGTTGTCAGAGGAAAATTCCACAATAATATACTTTCCTGCCCGCGGTTTGATGTGGACACATTTTCCTTTCGTTTTAGGGATTTGTTTAGAGTTCGTGGGTTATGTGTTGAAAATAGTCTTTATCAATAGCCCCTCGATTTCGACTTTCATTGCTCAATCGGTGCTTCTATTGATAGCACCTTCACTTTACGCCCTTAGTATTTTTATGTTGTTCAGCAAAATGGCACGTCTAATTCTTATGGAGGCATATATGTTAATTCCTGCGAAATTTAGTACAGTTTCTTTCGTAGTGGCAGATATGATTGGGCGTGTCCTACAGGCTGTAGGAGGTGGGTTGTTATCCTCATGGAACAGCAGGAATACTGGGCGTATCCTAATTATTGTGGGTCTTTTCATTCAGATATTTTGTTATACCTTTTTAACGTTCAgtcaactttttcttcactaTAAAATGAAGGCAACGCCTAGTAAAATTGTGCGGGATAGTAATGAATGGTTCCAGTACAATTTTATACTTTTAGCTGGGATATTGCTGGTTAATGGTAGAACCATTGTCAGAGTAGTACAATTTCTAATGGGCTTACAAAGCTATATAGGTCAGCACGAATGGTGCCTTTACGTTTTCGATACAGTTCTAATGTTTTTACTACCTTTGATTTTCCTAGCAACCTTTCGCGCAAGAAATTTGTTCAAGCTGCAGGATAAATCTGTCAATATTCAATTAAACAAATTATTAGACAAGGAATCTGTGTCTGAAGATTAA
- the FRE8 gene encoding putative ferric-chelate reductase (Protein with sequence similarity to iron/copper reductases; involved in iron homeostasis; deletion mutant has iron deficiency/accumulation growth defects; expression increased in the absence of copper-responsive transcription factor Mac1p), translating to MNLKSIVSWFKEHLPSFDVDVDKHFRTLRVRKYSQICLLISFIIICVIIPLMNYLLLTDKFFKICHHLKHHVFNRRSWVHKTHMYHKQSLQLCLICFVFTSFFVIQGANGDLLEITKRMGRISVALMPPLLFLTLRPSPLPHTLYLALLPLHKWISRIVVLESILHTWFYLYYMYINDTLYVKMRKLPNIYGVIALGLFLLIAITSVRYARRWSYRVFYYVHYVSTWLILVFLHYHARPGISYYTTLNVLILTGQIVYRLHITNVTRVTIVPISSSLSLLEFPLTDLPKKPILPGGHLRINIYHRNFLRRFFSHLIPFQHPFTIASIPSDNLVRLIIRNGHFPLRTNEKYYITGAFEPELSFISKPTVPFNITTKSSKNPFRNNSSALINSPLNFLIKAQRVFMCVGGSGISFGLPLLRILNFNGVNVRLLWVSRDYKDLEVLNHFKNNFEGMEIYISGTEGNEQDIEIDYIDYHDCAADINDEVRSISSSGRVSELGDNSMLSDGNPQPTEPNENTALLSKKSTLRNHHPPKTSDIPDINADDEIDFTYAFSRSKSRKNTAQGTLTTHSSFNGSSVFRQPKIIEPPAQDPCLEAAPKKIRIPAGVKVFFGRPTLGDKDYEWCLQTECDAETDSIQCCRWANQGRDHAEYLSQVWVLAAGPRGLIESTKRWATDGGLHFHGESFAL from the coding sequence ATGAATTTAAAGTCCATCGTTAGCTGGTTCAAGGAACATCTTCCCAGTTTTGATGTCGACGTGGACAAGCATTTTAGAACTTTAAGAGTCCGCAAATATTCTCAGATATgtcttttaatttctttcattataATATGTGTTATTATACCCTTaatgaattatttgttGCTAACTgacaaattcttcaaaatatgtCACCATTTAAAGCATCATGTTTTCAACAGAAGATCATGGGTTCACAAAACACATATGTATCACAAACAGTCACTACAACTATGTTTAATATGCTTTGTTTTCACCTCGTTTTTTGTTATACAAGGCGCTAACGGAGATCTGTTAGAAATTACTAAGCGAATGGGGAGAATTTCCGTTGCTTTGATGCCACCTTTACTATTTCTAACGTTGAGGCCATCACCGTTACCTCACACGTTATACTTAGCATTGTTACCTCTCCACAAATGGATTTCCAGAATTGTTGTGCTTGAATCTATTCTACACACGTGGTTCTATCTCTATTACATGTACATTAATGATACGTTATACgtgaaaatgagaaaacTACCCAACATTTATGGGGTTATTGCCCTCGGCCTTTTCCTACTGATTGCCATCACCTCTGTGAGATATGCCAGACGATGGAGCTACAGAGTTTTTTACTATGTTCACTATGTAAGCACATGGCTTATTTTGGTGTTTCTACATTATCACGCTCGCCCAGGAATTTCATATTATACCACTTTAAATGTGCTCATATTAACGGGACAAATCGTCTATAGGCTCCATATCACCAATGTTACGAGAGTTACGATAGTACccatttcttcatcattgtcTCTTTTGGAGTTCCCATTAACCGATTTACCCAAAAAGCCCATCCTACCAGGAGGGCATCTAAGGATCAACATTTACCatagaaattttttaaggAGGTTTTTCTCCCATTTGATACCCTTCCAACATCCTTTTACTATTGCTAGTATTCCAAGTGATAATTTGGTCAGGTTAATTATTAGAAACGGGCATTTTCCATTGCGTACAAATGAAAAGTATTACATTACAGGGGCTTTTGAACCTGAGTTGAGTTTCATTTCTAAACCTACTGTTCCTTTTAATATTACCACGAAATCTTCCAAGAATCCATTTCGAAACAATTCTTCTGCACTAATAAATTCGcctttaaattttctaaTTAAAGCGCAAAGAGTGTTTATGTGTGTTGGAGGTTCAGGAATTTCCTTTGGCTTACCACTACTTCGTATTCTAAACTTCAACGGTGTAAACGTTAGGCTCCTTTGGGTTTCTAGAGATTATAAGGATCTGGAAGTATTGAACCActtcaaaaacaattttgaaGGTATGGAGATATATATTAGTGGCACCGAAGGCAACGAACAGGACATAGAAATTGATTATATTGACTATCATGACTGCGCTGCTGATATTAATGATGAAGTCAGGAGTATTTCTTCGAGCGGCCGAGTTTCAGAACTGGGAGATAATTCCATGTTATCAGATGGAAATCCCCAACCTACGGAGCCCAATGAGAACACAGCCCTTCTAAGTAAGAAATCTACCTTGAGAAACCATCACCCACCAAAAACAAGTGATATACCTGACATCAATGCTGATGACGAGATAGATTTTACATATGCTTTTAGCAGATCCAAATCAAGGAAAAATACTGCACAAGGAACTCTAACTACACATTCTTCGTTTAACGGATCGAGCGTTTTCAGACAACCAAAGATCATTGAGCCACCTGCCCAAGATCCTTGTTTAGAGGCGGCGCCTAAAAAGATCAGAATTCCCGCAGGTGTTAAAGTGTTCTTTGGCAGGCCTACACTTGGAGATAAGGATTATGAATGGTGTCTGCAAACCGAATGTGATGCAGAGACGGATTCTATTCAATGTTGCAGGTGGGCGAATCAAGGCAGAGACCATGCTGAATATTTGTCACAAGTATGGGTTCTCGCTGCAGGCCCTAGAGGCTTAATTGAAAGCACCAAAAGATGGGCGACAGATGGTGGTTTACACTTTCACGGAGAAAGTTTTGCATTATAA
- the NFG1 gene encoding Nfg1p (Negative regulator of the filamentous growth pathway; inhibits invasive growth by dampening the activity of the filamentous MAPK pathway; localizes to the cell wall and to the vacuole and cell periphery in HTP studies; deletion improves xylose fermentation in industrially engineered strains; nonessential gene) — translation MKISQFGSLAFAPIVLLQLFIVQAQLLTDSNAQDLNTALGQKVQYTFLDTGNSNDQLLHLPSTTSSSIITGSLAAANFTGSSSSSSIPKVTSSVITSINYQSSNSTVVTQFTPLPSSSRNETKSSQTTNTISSSTSTGGVGSVKPCLYFVLMLETIAYLFS, via the coding sequence atgaagatCAGTCAATTTGGCTCTTTAGCTTTCGCCCCAATTGTGCTACTACAACTGTTCATTGTTCAAGCGCAACTTCTCACAGATTCAAATGCTCAGGATTTGAATACTGCCCTTGGACAGAAAGTGCAATACACCTTTCTTGACACTGGAAATTCTAACGATCAACTACTTCATCTTCCAAGCACCACCTCTTCCAGCATTATTACTGGTTCATTAGCTGCTGCTAATTTCACCGgttcttcatcatcgtcgtcTATACCAAAAGTCACTTCCAGCGTCATAACATCTATAAATTACCAATCCTCAAATTCTACGGTAGTCACCCAGTTCACGCCATTGCCTTCTTCGTCGAGAAATGAAACAAAAAGCTCTCAAACAACTAATACTATAAGTTCAAGTACAAGCACAGGAGGTGTAGGTTCAGTCAAGCCATGTCTTTACTTCGTTTTAATGTTAGAAACAATCGcttatttgttttcttaA
- the STU2 gene encoding Stu2p (Microtubule polymerase of the XMAP215/Dis1 family; required for elongation of the mitotic spindle during anaphase, for spindle orientation and metaphase chromosome alignment; required for plus-end directed kinetochore movement along metaphase microtubules enabling chromosome biorientation and congression; stabilizes or destabilizes kinetochore-microtubule attachment depending on kinetochore tension; interacts with spindle pole body component Spc72p; metazoan ch-TOG/XMAP215 family member) — protein sequence MSGEEEVDYTTLPLEERLTYKLWKARLEAYKELNQLFRNSVGDISRDDNIQIYWRDPTLFAQYITDSNVVAQEQAIVALNSLIDAFASSSLKNAHNITLISTWTPLLVEKGLTSSRATTKTQSMSCILSLCGLDTSITQSVELVIPFFEKKLPKLIAAAANCVYELMAAFGLTNVNVQTFLPELLKHVPQLAGHGDRNVRSQTMNLIVEIYKVTGNNSDLLEEILFKKLKPIQVKDLHKLFAKVGDEPSSSKMLFEWEKRELEKKRSQEEEARKRKSILSNDEGEYQIDKDGDTLMGMETDMPPSKQQSGVQIDTFSMLPEETILDKLPKDFQERITSSKWKDRVEALEEFWDSVLSQTKKLKSTSQNYSNLLGIYGHIIQKDANIQAVALAAQSVELICDKLKTPGFSKDYVSLVFTPLLDRTKEKKPSVIEAIRKALLTICKYYDPLASSGRNEDMLKDILEHMKHKTPQIRMECTQLFNASMKEEKDGYSTLQRYLKDEVVPIVIQIVNDTQPAIRTIGFESFAILIKIFGMNTFVKTLEHLDNLKRKKIEETVKTLPNFSIASGSTHSTIETNKQTGPMENKFLLKKSSVLPSKRVASSPLRNDNKSKVNPIGSVASASKPSMVAANNKSRVLLTSKSLATPKNVVANSTDKNEKLIEEYKYRLQKLQNDEMIWTKERQSLLEKMNNTENYKIEMIKENEMLREQLKEAQSKLNEKNIQLRSKEIDVNKLSDRVLSLENELRNMEIELDRNKKRNDTNLQSMGTISSYSIPSSTVSSNYGVKSLSSALPFKEEEDVRRKEDVNYERRSSESIGDLPHRVNSLNIRPYRKNGTGVSSVSDDLDIDFNDSFASEESYKRAAAVTSTLKARIEKMKAKSRREGTTRT from the coding sequence ATGTCaggagaagaagaagtagaTTATACAACGTTACCCCTAGAAGAGCGATTAACGTACAAGTTATGGAAGGCACGTTTAGAAGCTTATAAGGAGTTAAACCAGCTTTTTAGAAACTCCGTTGGCGACATCAGTAGGGATGACAACATACAAATTTACTGGAGGGATCCTACATTATTTGCACAATATATAACTGATTCTAATGTGGTCGCTCAAGAACAAGCCATTGTTGCCTTGAATAGTTTAATAGATGCCTTTGCGTCATcgtctttgaaaaatgcacATAATATTACTTTAATATCAACATGGACACCATTGCTTGTGGAAAAGGGCTTAACGTCCTCAAGGGCTACAACGAAGACGCAGTCGATGAGCTGTATACTCTCACTATGTGGTCTTGATACATCTATTACGCAATCGGTGGAATTGGTAATACCCTTTTTCGAGAAAAAACTGCCAAAATTAATTGCTGCGGCAGCCAATTGTGTTTATGAGTTGATGGCTGCATTCGGGCTCACTAATGTGAACGTTCAAACGTTTCTACCAGAATTATTAAAGCACGTACCTCAACTAGCCGGTCATGGTGATAGAAACGTTCGATCACAAACGATGAATTTGATTGTCGAGATCTATAAGGTTACGGGCAACAATAGCGACTTGTTAGAGGAGATACtgtttaaaaaattaaaaccAATTCAAGTGAAAGATCTTCATAAATTGTTTGCAAAAGTTGGTGACGAGCCATCGTCATCGAAAATGTTATTCGAGTGGGAGAAAAgagaattggaaaagaaaagaagccAAGAGGAGGAAGccaggaaaagaaagtccATATTATCGAATGATGAGGGGGAATATCAGATAGATAAGGATGGAGATACATTGATGGGGATGGAAACGGATATGCCACCATCAAAACAGCAAAGTGGAGTTCAAATAGACACCTTCAGTATGCTACCGGAGGAGACGATCCTCGATAAACTGCCTAAGGACTTCCAGGAAAGGATAACGTCGTCCAAATGGAAAGATAGAGTGGAAGCGCTGGAAGAATTTTGGGATAGTGTTCTATCGCAGACTAAGAAGTTAAAAAGCACCTCGCAAAATTATTCCAACTTATTGGGGATATATGGCCATATTATCCAGAAAGATGCAAACATTCAAGCTGTTGCACTAGCCGCTCAATCAGTAGAATTAATCTGCGACAAACTAAAAACACCAGGCTTTTCCAAGGATTATGTTTCACTAGTCTTCACTCCCTTGTTAGACAGgacaaaggaaaagaaacctTCTGTGATAGAGGCCATTAGGAAGGCATTATTAACCATCTGCAAGTATTACGATCCATTAGCCTCCAGTGGACGCAATGAAGATATGTTGAAAGATATTTTGGAGCATATGAAGCACAAGACACCTCAAATCAGAATGGAGTGTACGCAATTGTTTAATGCAAGcatgaaagaagaaaaagatggaTACTCGACCCTGCAAAGATACTTGAAGGATGAAGTGGTACCAATTGTGATTCAGATCGTCAACGACACCCAACCTGCTATAAGAACTATTGGATTTGAGAGTTTCGCCATTCtaattaaaatatttggcATGAATACCTTTGTGAAAACATTAGAGCACTTggataatttgaaaaggaaaaaaattgaagaaacgGTCAAAACTCTACCTAATTTCAGTATTGCAAGTGGTAGTACCCATAGCACTATTGAAACGAATAAACAAACTGGGCCAATGGAGAATAAATTTCTcctgaaaaaaagttctgTACTTCCCTCCAAGAGAGTGGCATCTTCACCGCTGAGAAATGATAACAAAAGTAAAGTGAACCCAATAGGGTCAGTAGCCTCCGCATCAAAACCATCAATGGTAGCTGCTAACAATAAATCGAGGGTCCTGTTGACGTCTAAGTCTTTGGCAACGCCAAAAAACGTAGTAGCTAATAGCACTGACAAGAATGAAAAGTTGATTGAAGAATACAAGTACAGACTGCAAAAACTACAAAATGATGAGATGATATGGACCAAAGAAAGACAAAGCCTATTGGAAAAGATGAATAATACAGAAAATTATAAGATCGAAATGattaaagaaaacgaaaTGCTAAGAGAGCAACTAAAGGAAGCGCAGTCTAAATTGAACGAAAAGAACATTCAATTAAGATCCAAGGAGATTGATGTCAATAAGCTGTCTGATAGAGTACTGTCACTAGAAAACGAGCTTAGAAACATGGAGATCGAATTGGATagaaataagaaaagaaatgataCAAACTTGCAATCGATGGGTACGATTTCATCATACTCCATACCTTCTTCCACCGTGTCAAGCAACTATGGGGTAAAATCTTTATCTTCCGCTTTGCCATTTAAGGAGGAGGAAGATGTCAGAAGGAAAGAGGACGTCAACTATGAAAGAAGATCAAGCGAGTCCATCGGCGACCTGCCGCACCGCGTAAACTCTCTTAACATACGGCCGTACAGAAAAAACGGCACTGGAGTGAGCAGTGTCTCCGACGATTTGGATATCGATTTCAACGATAGTTTTGCCTCAGAAGAAAGTTATAAACGTGCCGCTGCAGTGACATCTACCCTAAAGGccagaattgaaaaaatgaaggCCAAATCAAGGCGGGAAGGGACAACCAGGACGTAA
- the PDC1 gene encoding indolepyruvate decarboxylase 1 (Major of three pyruvate decarboxylase isozymes; key enzyme in alcoholic fermentation; decarboxylates pyruvate to acetaldehyde; involved in amino acid catabolism; subject to glucose-, ethanol-, and autoregulation; activated by phosphorylation in response to glucose levels; N-terminally propionylated in vivo; protein tyrosine nitration on Tyr157 or Tyr344 inhibits activity and impairs fermentation), protein MSEITLGKYLFERLKQVNVNTVFGLPGDFNLSLLDKIYEVEGMRWAGNANELNAAYAADGYARIKGMSCIITTFGVGELSALNGIAGSYAEHVGVLHVVGVPSISAQAKQLLLHHTLGNGDFTVFHRMSANISETTAMITDIATAPAEIDRCIRTTYVTQRPVYLGLPANLVDLNVPAKLLQTPIDMSLKPNDAESEKEVIDTILALVKDAKNPVILADACCSRHDVKAETKKLIDLTQFPAFVTPMGKGSIDEQHPRYGGVYVGTLSKPEVKEAVESADLILSVGALLSDFNTGSFSYSYKTKNIVEFHSDHMKIRNATFPGVQMKFVLQKLLTTIADAAKGYKPVAVPARTPANAAVPASTPLKQEWMWNQLGNFLQEGDVVIAETGTSAFGINQTTFPNNTYGISQVLWGSIGFTTGATLGAAFAAEEIDPKKRVILFIGDGSLQLTVQEISTMIRWGLKPYLFVLNNDGYTIEKLIHGPKAQYNEIQGWDHLSLLPTFGAKDYETHRVATTGEWDKLTQDKSFNDNSKIRMIEIMLPVFDAPQNLVEQAKLTAATNAKQ, encoded by the coding sequence ATGTCTGAAATTACTTTGGGTAAATATTTGTTCGAAAGATTAAAGCAAGTCAACGTTAACACCGTTTTCGGTTTGCCAGGTGACTTCAACTTGTCCTTGTTGGACAAGATCTACGAAGTTGAAGGTATGAGATGGGCTGGTAACGCCAACGAATTGAACGCTGCTTACGCCGCTGATGGTTACGCTCGTATCAAGGGTATGTCTTGTATCATCACCACCTTCGGTGTCGGTGAATTGTCTGCTTTGAACGGTATTGCCGGTTCTTACGCTGAACACGTCGGTGTTTTGCACGTTGTTGGTGTCCCATCCATCTCTGCTCAAGCTAAGCAATTGTTGTTGCACCACACCTTGGGTAACGGTGACTTCACTGTTTTCCACAGAATGTCTGCCAACATTTCTGAAACCACTGCTATGATCACTGACATTGCTACCGCCCCAGCTGAAATTGACAGATGTATCAGAACCACTTACGTCACCCAAAGACCAGTCTACTTAGGTTTGCCAGCTAACTTGGTCGACTTGAACGTCCCAGCTAAGTTGTTGCAAACTCCAATTGACATGTCTTTGAAGCCAAACGATGCTGAATCCGAAAAGGAAGTCATTGACACCATCTTGGCTTTGGTCAAGGATGCTAAGAACCCAGTTATCTTGGCTGATGCTTGTTGTTCCAGACACGACGTCAAGGCTGAAACTAAGAAGTTGATTGACTTGACTCAATTCCCAGCTTTCGTCACCCCAATGGGTAAGGGTTCCATTGACGAACAACACCCAAGATACGGTGGTGTTTACGTCGGTACCTTGTCCAAGCCAGAAGTTAAGGAAGCCGTTGAATCTGCTGACTTGATTTTGTCTGTCGGTGCTTTGTTGTCTGATTTCAACACCGGTTCTTTCTCTTACTCTTACAAGACCAAGAACATTGTCGAATTCCACTCCGACCACATGAAGATCAGAAACGCCACTTTCCCAGGTGTCCAAATGAAATTCGTTTTGCAAAAGTTGTTGACCACTATTGCTGACGCCGCTAAGGGTTACAAGCCAGTTGCTGTCCCAGCTAGAACTCCAGCTAACGCTGCTGTCCCAGCTTCTACCCCATTGAAGCAAGAATGGATGTGGAACCAATTGGGTAACTTCTTGCAAGAAGGTGATGTTGTCATTGCTGAAACCGGTACCTCCGCTTTCGGTATCAACCAAACCACTTTCCCAAACAACACCTACGGTATCTCTCAAGTCTTATGGGGTTCCATTGGTTTCACCACTGGTGCTACCTTGGGTGCTGCTTTCGCTgctgaagaaattgatcCAAAGAAGAGAGTTATCTTATTCATTGGTGACGGTTCTTTGCAATTGACTGTTCAAGAAATCTCCACCATGATCAGATGGGGCTTGAAGCCATACTTGTTCGTCTTGAACAACGATGGTTACACCATTGAAAAGTTGATTCACGGTCCAAAGGCTCAATACAACGAAATTCAAGGTTGGGACCACCTATCCTTGTTGCCAACTTTCGGTGCTAAGGACTATGAAACCCACAGAGTCGCTACCACCGGTGAATGGGACAAGTTGACCCAAGACAAGTCTTTCAACGACAACTCTAAGATCAGAATGATTGAAATCATGTTGCCAGTCTTCGATGCTCCACAAAACTTGGTTGAACAAGCTAAGTTGACTGCTGCTACCAACGCTAAGCAATAA
- the AFB1 gene encoding Afb1p (MATalpha-specific a-factor blocker; contributes to mating efficiency under certain conditions; localizes to the cell wall; predicted to be a GPI-attached protein; upregulated by Mcm1p-Alpha1p transcription factor; partially overlaps the dubious ORF YLR041W), producing MIFAPSFSLIKNILLVSFLISHSFAAKTLTSSSNDDTLARSAAADADMAFFMEFLNDFDTAFPQYTSYMMQNHLTLPQPVADYYYHMVDLASTADLQSDIAQSFPFTQFQTFITAFPWYTSLLNKASATTIYLPQHFITGETEATMTNSSYASQKNSVSNSVPFSTANAGQSMISMANEENSTTALISASNSSSTSRTSQSQNGAHAKSLYFPMALFGIFAVAL from the coding sequence ATGATATTTGCTCCTTCTTTCTCCCtcattaaaaatattctccTGGTAAGCTTTCTAATCAGCCACAGTTTTGCTGCCAAAACTTTAACGTCTAGTTCCAATGACGATACACTTGCCAGGTCCGCAGCTGCAGATGCAGACATGGCATTCTTCATGGAGTTTTTAAACGATTTCGACACCGCTTTTCCACAGTATACCTCATACATGATGCAAAACCATTTAACCCTACCTCAACCTGTTGCTGACTACTACTATCACATGGTTGATTTGGCCTCAACAGCAGATTTACAATCTGATATTGCTCAGAGTTTTCCGTTCACTCAATTCCAAACATTCATTACGGCCTTTCCATGGTATACCTCTTTGCTAAACAAAGCCTCCGCCACCACCATATACCTTCCCCAACACTTCATAACAGGTGAGACAGAAGCTACCATGACTAACTCATCTTATGCCAGCCAAAAAAACTCCGTTTCCAATTCTGTTCCTTTCTCGACAGCGAACGCAGGCCAGTCCATGATTTCCATGGctaatgaagaaaacagTACAACAGCACTTATATCCGCATCAAactcttcttcaacatccAGAACTAGTCAATCACAGAATGGTGCCCATGCCAAAAGCTTATATTTCCCCATGGCGTTGTTCGGAATCTTTGCAGTTGCCCTTTAA